A single window of Bacteroidota bacterium DNA harbors:
- the mrdA gene encoding penicillin-binding protein 2, with product MNNNAQLADRKFIIGGFFVLVAIVYIIRLFYLQVIDKSYEASARNNAIQTQTEYPPRGFIYDRNGKLLVINEASYDLMVTPKMVKGCDTMALCEILEISKTEFLKRIKKACQAPNSPRKQSVFEKQMSSATNAKLQEKLYRFNGFYVQSRTVRKYPRPIAAHLLGYIGEVSKEKAEKDPYYNEGDYIGISGMERSYEEALRGQKGTRRILKDVHNKEVGRYMDGKYDTAAVAGKPLYCTIDASLQEYGERLMKGKKGALVAIEPSTGEILCLISAPGYDPNLLVGGKERNKNFAKLVYDSTLPLFNRAIQAEYPPGSTFKLIDALIAQNDGLINRSTMYPCARGYPPMGGKPKCHPHGPVDLVNSVAQSCNSYYSYVFREIVDQKKYPKFIDGYNHWRDMVMSFGPGTKLGTDLPYDRPGKVPSVKYYDKVFGKNGWRSNTIVSLGIGQAELLLMPLQMANVVATIANRGYYYIPHTVKGIGNEKEIDKKFKEKVYVGVQNQEAYTNVIDGMQRCFDAGTAYYSRIPGVVACGKTGTAENPHGKSHAVFMAFAPRENPQIVIACLIENAGFGGTWSAPIVSLMIEKYVTGKVTRPELEKKMEAVDLIQGKNLITTEFH from the coding sequence ATGAACAACAACGCGCAATTGGCAGATAGGAAATTCATCATCGGCGGATTCTTCGTACTGGTTGCCATTGTATACATTATTCGTTTGTTTTATTTACAGGTGATTGATAAGAGCTACGAAGCCTCAGCGCGAAACAATGCTATTCAAACGCAAACAGAATATCCTCCGCGCGGATTTATATACGACCGTAACGGTAAGTTATTGGTAATTAACGAAGCTTCTTATGATTTAATGGTAACGCCAAAAATGGTAAAGGGTTGCGACACCATGGCGTTATGTGAAATTTTAGAAATCTCTAAAACTGAATTTTTGAAGCGGATCAAAAAAGCATGTCAAGCACCGAACTCACCGCGTAAACAAAGTGTTTTCGAAAAGCAAATGTCGAGTGCCACCAATGCTAAGTTACAAGAGAAGCTGTATCGTTTTAATGGTTTTTATGTTCAGTCACGTACTGTTCGTAAATATCCACGGCCAATTGCCGCTCACTTGTTAGGTTATATAGGTGAGGTTTCTAAGGAGAAAGCTGAAAAGGATCCGTATTATAACGAGGGTGATTATATCGGAATCAGTGGTATGGAAAGAAGCTACGAAGAAGCGCTAAGAGGACAAAAAGGAACACGGCGTATATTGAAGGATGTACACAACAAAGAAGTTGGGCGGTACATGGATGGTAAATACGATACCGCTGCCGTGGCAGGCAAACCGTTATATTGCACCATCGACGCCTCTTTGCAAGAATACGGCGAGCGTTTAATGAAAGGGAAGAAGGGAGCTTTGGTTGCTATTGAGCCTTCAACTGGAGAAATTTTATGTTTGATTTCTGCCCCGGGTTACGATCCTAATTTGCTGGTAGGAGGAAAAGAGAGAAACAAAAACTTTGCGAAACTAGTTTACGATTCAACGTTACCATTATTTAATCGGGCTATTCAGGCTGAGTATCCTCCCGGCTCAACATTTAAATTAATTGACGCACTCATTGCGCAAAACGACGGACTGATAAATCGTTCTACCATGTATCCTTGTGCCAGAGGTTATCCTCCAATGGGCGGTAAACCAAAATGTCACCCGCACGGACCGGTAGACTTAGTGAATTCAGTAGCGCAATCTTGCAATTCATATTACAGTTATGTGTTCAGAGAAATTGTCGATCAAAAGAAATACCCAAAATTCATAGATGGCTATAATCACTGGCGCGATATGGTTATGTCTTTTGGTCCAGGAACAAAATTAGGAACGGATTTACCTTATGACAGGCCGGGTAAAGTTCCTTCCGTTAAATATTACGATAAAGTATTTGGAAAGAACGGTTGGCGGAGTAACACGATTGTTTCTTTAGGTATCGGACAGGCGGAGCTTTTATTAATGCCGCTTCAAATGGCTAATGTAGTTGCCACAATAGCCAATAGAGGTTATTATTACATTCCGCATACTGTAAAGGGTATTGGTAATGAAAAAGAAATAGATAAAAAGTTTAAAGAGAAAGTTTATGTGGGAGTTCAAAATCAAGAAGCATATACGAACGTGATTGACGGTATGCAACGCTGCTTCGATGCCGGTACGGCCTATTACTCGCGTATCCCGGGAGTGGTAGCTTGTGGTAAAACAGGAACTGCAGAAAATCCTCATGGAAAATCACACGCCGTATTCATGGCTTTCGCACCTCGTGAAAACCCACAAATTGTTATCGCTTGTTTAATTGAGAATGCCGGATTCGGAGGAACCTGGTCGGCACCTATTGTGAGTTTAATGATTGAAAAATATGTCACCGGAAAAGTAACTCGACCTGAATTGGAAAAGAAAATGGAAGCGGTAGATTTAATTCAGGGTAAAAACTTAATCACAACAGAATTCCACTAA
- a CDS encoding rod shape-determining protein MreD: MSGTIGVNILRYIVLVLMQVLIVQNIHLGSYIILLPYVLIILLMPFDTPKLVLLFASFIVGLTLDAFYDTAGMHAAACTLMGFSRHYLLEFIAPRDGYEAGLEPNIDDMGPAWFITYAGTLIFIHHFAFFFLEVFRWNEFFNTLFRIILSTIGTFVFVYVIQYLFYKSTRRR; encoded by the coding sequence ATGAGCGGTACCATTGGTGTAAATATTTTACGTTATATCGTTCTTGTATTAATGCAAGTGCTCATTGTACAAAATATACATTTGGGAAGCTACATTATTTTACTTCCTTATGTATTGATTATTTTGCTGATGCCTTTCGATACGCCTAAATTAGTTTTACTTTTTGCTTCTTTTATTGTTGGACTCACTCTCGATGCTTTTTATGACACGGCCGGTATGCATGCGGCCGCTTGTACCTTAATGGGATTCTCTCGTCATTACTTGCTTGAGTTTATTGCACCACGCGATGGCTATGAGGCAGGCTTGGAACCAAATATTGATGATATGGGTCCGGCTTGGTTTATTACCTATGCCGGAACTTTAATTTTTATTCATCACTTTGCCTTTTTCTTTTTGGAAGTGTTCAGGTGGAATGAATTCTTCAACACCTTGTTCAGAATTATTTTAAGCACCATTGGAACATTTGTATTTGTTTACGTGATTCAGTATTTGTTTTATAAATCAACACGTCGTCGCTAA
- the mreC gene encoding rod shape-determining protein MreC, with the protein MRNLLAFIYKHNFIFIFLFIELVCFYMMYMNSGYQGSGIFNSANRVTANVYNTAANVREYLLLKEENKRLSDENTRLYNMLRKGYMAVPMKQYIRKDTLYKQQYSYVGAKVVNTSINRRSNYITLNIGSAQGITRDMAVINSDGAVGFVKDVSENFSSVISLLHKDARVNCQLKRDGSYGLLIWEGDDYRYCILKDIPTHAKIVKGDTVTTSELSGIFPEGINVGVIDSYERRSNDPFYTVKIRLIADFKKLGYVYVIKNKFKPEKDSLETVSQVQDDKRK; encoded by the coding sequence GTGAGAAATTTATTAGCATTCATATACAAACACAACTTCATTTTTATTTTCCTCTTTATTGAATTGGTGTGTTTTTACATGATGTACATGAACAGCGGATATCAAGGCTCCGGCATTTTTAACTCTGCCAATCGCGTTACAGCTAACGTTTATAATACCGCGGCAAACGTAAGAGAGTATTTATTATTGAAAGAAGAAAACAAACGTCTTTCGGATGAGAATACGCGTTTATACAATATGCTCCGCAAAGGATACATGGCTGTGCCCATGAAGCAATACATTCGTAAAGACACATTGTATAAGCAGCAATATTCATATGTTGGCGCCAAGGTGGTGAACACTAGTATTAATCGCCGCAGTAATTACATCACTTTAAATATTGGAAGCGCTCAAGGCATCACACGCGATATGGCCGTGATTAATAGTGATGGCGCGGTGGGATTTGTAAAGGATGTATCTGAGAACTTTTCTTCTGTAATCAGCTTGCTTCATAAAGATGCACGTGTGAATTGTCAGTTAAAGCGTGATGGCAGTTATGGTTTACTTATATGGGAGGGGGATGATTACCGTTATTGCATATTAAAGGACATACCAACACACGCAAAAATTGTAAAAGGCGATACAGTTACAACCAGTGAATTGTCGGGGATATTTCCTGAGGGAATTAATGTAGGTGTAATCGATAGTTACGAACGCAGAAGTAACGATCCTTTCTACACAGTTAAAATCAGACTGATTGCAGATTTCAAAAAGTTGGGATATGTGTATGTAATTAAAAATAAATTTAAACCTGAGAAAGATTCTTTGGAAACAGTGTCTCAGGTTCAAGATGACAAAAGGAAATGA
- a CDS encoding rod shape-determining protein has protein sequence MALFDFLTQDIAIDLGTANTIIINNDKVVVDEPSIVAVDRTNGKVIAVGRAAQMMHGKTHENIKTIRPLKDGVIADFQAAEEMIKGMIKMINPGNKFFKPSLKMVICIPSGITEVEKRAVRDSAEHAGAKEVYMIHEPMAAAIGMGIDVEEPMGNMIIDIGGGTSEIAVIALGGIVCDKSIRIAGDDFNANIEEYMRRQHNILIGERSAERVKIEVGAAMTEIENPPPDFAVQGRDLMSGIPKEVYISYVEIAHCLDKSISKIEEAILNALEMTPPELAADIYRKGIFMAGGGSLLRGLDKRISLKTKLPVHVCEDPLRAVARGTGIALKNVHKFPFLIK, from the coding sequence ATGGCATTATTTGATTTTTTAACACAAGACATTGCGATTGACTTAGGCACAGCCAATACAATTATTATCAATAACGATAAAGTTGTGGTGGATGAACCAAGTATTGTGGCGGTTGACAGAACTAACGGTAAGGTTATTGCCGTTGGTCGTGCGGCGCAAATGATGCACGGTAAAACACATGAGAACATCAAAACAATTCGTCCGTTAAAAGACGGAGTTATTGCCGATTTCCAGGCAGCTGAAGAAATGATTAAGGGGATGATCAAAATGATTAACCCGGGTAACAAGTTCTTTAAGCCGTCTCTTAAAATGGTTATTTGTATTCCATCCGGTATCACCGAGGTAGAAAAACGTGCGGTTCGAGATAGTGCGGAGCACGCCGGAGCTAAAGAAGTATACATGATTCACGAACCCATGGCAGCGGCTATTGGTATGGGAATCGACGTAGAAGAACCAATGGGAAATATGATTATTGATATTGGTGGTGGTACTTCTGAAATTGCGGTTATTGCTTTAGGCGGGATTGTTTGTGATAAATCCATTCGTATTGCGGGTGATGATTTTAACGCAAACATTGAAGAATATATGCGCCGTCAACACAACATCTTAATTGGTGAGCGAAGTGCTGAGCGTGTTAAAATTGAAGTAGGCGCGGCCATGACTGAAATCGAAAACCCGCCGCCTGATTTTGCGGTTCAAGGACGCGATTTAATGAGCGGTATTCCAAAAGAGGTTTATATCAGTTATGTGGAGATTGCACATTGCTTAGATAAATCCATCTCTAAAATAGAGGAAGCGATCTTGAATGCGCTTGAAATGACCCCTCCTGAACTAGCAGCCGATATTTACCGTAAAGGGATTTTTATGGCGGGTGGCGGCTCACTCTTACGCGGATTAGACAAGCGTATTTCTCTTAAAACAAAATTGCCGGTTCACGTGTGTGAAGACCCACTTCGTGCCGTTGCACGCGGTACGGGAATTGCACTGAAAAATGTTCATAAATTCCCTTTCCTTATCAAGTAA
- the purH gene encoding bifunctional phosphoribosylaminoimidazolecarboxamide formyltransferase/IMP cyclohydrolase, which produces MSQLKKINSALVSVFYKDNLEPIIKKLNELGVTIYSTGGTQTFIENLKVPVKAVESLTAFPEILGGRVKTLHPKIFGGILGRRELQSDVEQMEKHDIPNIDLVIVDLYPFEETVSKGASEQDIIEKIDIGGISLIRAAAKNFNDVIIVSSRNDYKSLQELLETKNGFSDLSDRKHFAAKAFATSSHYDTAIFNYFNQTENIPQFKQSIQSAQVLRYGENPHQQGVFYGNLDAMFEKLNGKELSYNNLLDVDAAVNLIADFTEPTFAILKHNNACGVASRSTIKQAYLDALAGDPVSAFGGILIANKSIDEEAAQEINKLFCEVVIAPAYDAKAVEILKAKPNRIILVQKHVKLSDKSFRTLLNGVIEQDKDLKTETPNDFKPATTKSPTAAEVTDLIFANKLVKHTKSNTIVLAKNGQLLASGTGQTSRVDALKQAIAKAVSFGFDLKGAVMASDAFFPFPDCVEIAHKAGITAVVQPGGSIKDKDSIDYCNTNGLSMVFTGTRHFKH; this is translated from the coding sequence ATGAGTCAGTTAAAGAAGATAAACAGCGCCTTAGTATCTGTATTTTATAAAGATAACCTTGAGCCAATCATTAAAAAGTTAAACGAACTTGGAGTAACCATATATAGTACCGGCGGCACGCAAACATTTATTGAAAATTTGAAAGTTCCGGTGAAGGCCGTTGAATCCTTAACCGCTTTTCCTGAAATTCTTGGAGGACGTGTTAAAACATTGCATCCAAAGATTTTTGGCGGAATATTAGGTCGCCGTGAATTACAAAGCGATGTTGAGCAAATGGAAAAGCACGACATTCCAAATATCGATTTGGTAATTGTTGATTTGTATCCATTCGAAGAAACAGTTTCTAAAGGCGCATCCGAACAAGATATCATTGAGAAAATTGATATCGGTGGAATTTCTTTAATACGCGCCGCAGCTAAAAATTTCAATGATGTAATCATTGTTTCTTCACGTAACGATTATAAATCATTACAAGAATTATTAGAGACAAAAAACGGATTTTCAGATTTAAGCGACCGCAAACATTTCGCAGCAAAAGCATTTGCAACCAGCTCACATTACGATACTGCTATCTTCAATTATTTTAATCAAACTGAAAACATCCCTCAATTCAAACAAAGCATTCAATCAGCACAAGTTTTACGTTATGGCGAAAATCCGCATCAGCAAGGTGTGTTTTATGGCAACCTCGATGCCATGTTTGAAAAACTGAACGGGAAGGAACTTTCTTACAATAATTTGTTGGATGTAGACGCTGCAGTTAATTTAATTGCAGACTTCACAGAACCAACATTTGCCATTTTAAAACATAATAACGCTTGCGGAGTTGCATCGCGTTCAACGATTAAACAAGCTTATTTAGATGCATTGGCAGGAGATCCAGTTTCTGCATTTGGCGGCATACTTATCGCTAACAAAAGTATTGATGAAGAGGCGGCTCAAGAAATAAACAAATTGTTTTGTGAAGTAGTTATTGCTCCGGCTTATGATGCCAAAGCAGTTGAAATTCTTAAAGCTAAACCGAATCGTATTATTCTTGTTCAAAAGCATGTGAAGTTGAGCGATAAATCTTTCCGTACGCTCTTGAACGGCGTTATTGAGCAGGATAAGGATTTAAAAACTGAAACTCCAAACGACTTTAAGCCTGCAACTACTAAATCACCAACAGCAGCTGAGGTCACTGATTTGATTTTCGCGAATAAACTGGTGAAGCACACAAAATCAAACACGATTGTATTAGCTAAAAACGGTCAGTTATTAGCAAGCGGTACCGGACAAACCTCTCGTGTTGATGCTTTGAAACAAGCCATCGCCAAGGCGGTAAGTTTTGGTTTTGATTTAAAGGGAGCGGTTATGGCCAGCGACGCGTTTTTCCCTTTTCCGGATTGCGTTGAAATCGCCCATAAGGCGGGCATAACAGCAGTGGTTCAGCCGGGCGGATCGATTAAGGATAAAGACAGTATTGACTATTGTAACACAAATGGATTAAGTATGGTGTTTACCGGTACTCGCCATTTCAAACACTAA
- a CDS encoding gliding motility-associated C-terminal domain-containing protein: protein MKARFILLIAAILFGTLSAQVKPQLESFDREKAKEQAIKNGMNQDDIEGYLFALEREFIAQQEMKNKLPVDPYAWNAKGNNPVIQGAGCVNASFENSNFGNWTGSIGNSNTCGPAGSQSPNYTQTGGTIVSPGGNNAGLTNAANYHTVMNIPPTNPVYPTCNQFGYDSIAVRVVGTQTVSDIPHVSPFYPDGNSVRMNGAIANYRACKLRYNFALTPFNRNITYAFALVFYGAHAANQQPYFKVSVLDQNNNPIGGTCGVYNVNGSQAATDTSFKYSALLGGNQILYRKWRQYGVDLSSPIYATVTAVNLEFTVGGCCYGGHWGYAYVDAECSQGGTYSAMCAGTNTAVLTAPLGYVAYQWYQLPGMTPMSPLVGGNTPSLTVNPAIVGQVFQVKMTTPTGCTISLNDTVKISGVQITAMNSSPTCPGGSSGSATVSVQGSNVGYNYTWVNAANTVVSTTNTAQNLPPGIYTVSVTAVSCGVATSTVAVGVAPPTYYQYNQNFCGNLAIITATTGTGYVWYNSAGQIASAAGSQSLVVNGPVNNAVYTVVYTTPQGCKDSVRYTLKQIAGGSIYISNIKDICPTSPPVAYAVVNLNTTQIGPYSYTVTNGTFNQTLLNTTSIKDSVSGLAIGTYSVAVFDGACFYNTTFTISPYNYSYTVTPTNSVLCVSGNVPMGVSLSNTTAPVCGGAITAACSNPKILSVGSGSLTNTQYSFPSVYGGYYDVCRHQLLFTAADLTAAGIQPGSIPSMQFFVKSMLPIGLNTQSYIGTLQGFTIKMKCTNLTVLNNVWDNVGFTQVLNPANYSPTTGWNNHTFNTPFNWDGVSSILVDICFNWVSSNPYTSNPLMPYTNTGVAKTRYYYSSSQNLCGLNTTCFTTVNRPNVRFGNCPITKTTDFTYLWTPNVALTSTTTQSTVASPTASTVYSITVNPVGQVNCAQTQSVDIQVIVPVTPTITSGAFCTNFPPTVINVTPTTGTWTPTAYMSGTGVFTPSLAAVGGNTVAYTTGTGTCSAASTLTINVEQYNPATLTGSVTPLCISDPTVNLMGIVANTTGTWTGTGVNAGVFDPALSGAGTYVITYNTNSVPTLTLCPDVSTLQVNVHTIPQPTITQVGPYCNNMAPVQLLVSPTGGVYSGIGNNAVSPSGLFDPQIAVIGANTISYTVSSGPCVKTTSIDINVEKFIPATLTSSVGPFCWNASAVNLNSSVMTPGGTWSGAGVANNTFDPSASGSGNFVLTYNTNSSPTASLCPDVSTVAVLVNPMPIVSITTNTLEGCRPLKIEFNVPSVNGGTGTWTFGDNSTTTGISAIHTYTTAGTFMATFNYYDNIGCNVFTQVPPIIVRDLPIADFKILPDNQISIADPTVEFINTSTVLQNNTYFWNIGDFMHSSNTNTSFTFGTHGFMYITLVATNEFGCKDTAVKVVEVKNDYGLWVPNAFTPNGDGLNDVFRVVVSPFGLDLSDFEMDIFDRWGEKIFSTKDILVGWNGAKFNKGDVIKDDTYVYKIKYTTSQKEAKYKTGHVTLIK from the coding sequence ATGAAAGCAAGATTTATTTTACTTATTGCAGCTATTCTCTTCGGAACATTAAGTGCCCAAGTTAAGCCTCAGCTTGAAAGTTTTGATCGTGAAAAGGCTAAAGAACAAGCCATTAAGAACGGAATGAACCAAGACGATATTGAAGGTTATTTGTTTGCGCTGGAAAGAGAATTTATTGCTCAGCAAGAAATGAAGAATAAGTTGCCTGTAGATCCTTATGCGTGGAACGCAAAGGGTAATAACCCTGTTATTCAGGGAGCAGGCTGCGTTAATGCAAGCTTTGAAAATAGCAATTTCGGTAACTGGACCGGGAGTATTGGAAACTCAAACACATGTGGCCCTGCAGGATCACAAAGCCCAAATTATACTCAAACCGGCGGTACAATTGTTAGCCCGGGTGGTAATAATGCAGGTTTAACCAATGCAGCAAATTACCATACAGTAATGAATATACCTCCTACAAATCCGGTTTATCCAACTTGCAACCAGTTCGGATATGATTCAATCGCTGTAAGAGTAGTTGGTACTCAAACGGTATCGGACATTCCACATGTTTCTCCTTTTTATCCTGACGGAAATTCCGTACGAATGAACGGTGCCATTGCTAATTATCGCGCCTGCAAATTAAGATATAATTTCGCGTTAACTCCTTTCAATAGAAATATTACTTACGCATTTGCTTTGGTTTTTTATGGAGCTCATGCTGCCAACCAACAGCCATATTTTAAAGTATCGGTTTTAGATCAAAACAATAATCCAATAGGTGGAACTTGCGGGGTATATAACGTGAATGGATCGCAAGCCGCAACAGACACATCGTTTAAATACAGCGCTCTTCTAGGCGGAAACCAAATTTTATACAGAAAGTGGAGACAATATGGTGTTGACTTAAGTTCTCCCATTTATGCAACTGTAACAGCAGTGAATCTCGAATTTACAGTTGGTGGTTGTTGCTATGGTGGACATTGGGGATACGCGTATGTTGATGCAGAATGCTCTCAGGGTGGAACTTATTCTGCCATGTGTGCCGGTACAAACACCGCCGTGCTAACTGCACCATTAGGATATGTTGCATATCAATGGTATCAGTTACCGGGCATGACGCCAATGTCTCCATTGGTTGGGGGTAATACGCCTTCTTTAACAGTTAATCCGGCAATTGTTGGTCAGGTCTTTCAGGTTAAAATGACTACGCCAACGGGTTGCACAATCTCATTAAATGATACAGTAAAAATTTCTGGTGTACAAATTACGGCTATGAACTCATCCCCTACGTGTCCGGGAGGATCAAGTGGAAGCGCTACTGTGAGTGTCCAGGGAAGTAATGTCGGATATAATTATACATGGGTCAATGCTGCAAATACTGTCGTCAGTACAACAAATACAGCGCAAAATCTTCCACCGGGAATTTATACTGTTTCCGTAACAGCAGTTTCCTGCGGGGTAGCAACGTCTACCGTAGCAGTTGGGGTTGCTCCACCAACCTATTATCAATATAATCAAAACTTCTGTGGAAATCTTGCCATAATTACCGCAACAACCGGTACAGGCTATGTGTGGTATAATAGTGCTGGTCAAATAGCAAGTGCCGCAGGGTCTCAATCGTTAGTTGTAAATGGACCTGTAAATAATGCAGTTTATACTGTTGTTTATACAACTCCTCAAGGATGTAAAGATTCCGTTAGGTATACTCTAAAGCAAATTGCAGGCGGAAGTATTTATATAAGTAATATTAAAGATATTTGCCCAACAAGTCCTCCGGTTGCTTATGCCGTAGTAAATTTAAACACCACACAAATTGGGCCATATTCGTACACTGTTACAAACGGAACATTTAATCAAACATTATTAAACACAACTTCTATTAAGGATAGTGTTTCCGGTCTAGCAATTGGCACCTATTCTGTTGCTGTGTTTGATGGCGCCTGTTTCTACAATACCACGTTTACTATAAGCCCATATAATTATTCGTATACGGTTACGCCTACCAATTCTGTATTATGTGTTTCGGGAAATGTTCCAATGGGTGTTAGTTTAAGTAATACTACTGCTCCTGTTTGTGGCGGCGCAATTACGGCAGCGTGTTCCAACCCTAAAATCCTATCTGTTGGCTCGGGCTCTTTAACAAATACACAATACAGTTTTCCTAGTGTTTATGGCGGATATTATGATGTTTGTCGCCATCAATTATTATTTACAGCAGCCGACCTAACCGCGGCGGGAATTCAGCCGGGGTCCATTCCGTCTATGCAGTTCTTTGTAAAGTCAATGTTGCCAATAGGATTAAACACACAATCTTATATAGGAACCTTGCAAGGATTTACCATAAAAATGAAATGTACCAACCTTACGGTTTTGAATAATGTTTGGGATAATGTCGGATTTACGCAAGTATTAAATCCTGCTAATTATTCACCAACAACCGGTTGGAATAATCACACATTTAACACACCATTTAATTGGGATGGAGTATCTAGTATATTAGTTGATATTTGTTTTAATTGGGTTTCCAGTAATCCATATACTTCAAATCCCTTAATGCCGTACACAAACACCGGCGTGGCAAAAACGCGTTATTATTATAGTTCTTCACAAAACTTATGCGGATTAAACACAACTTGCTTCACTACTGTAAACCGTCCGAATGTTAGATTTGGTAATTGTCCGATTACAAAAACTACTGACTTTACTTATTTGTGGACTCCAAATGTTGCGTTAACGAGCACCACAACTCAAAGCACTGTAGCTTCTCCAACTGCGAGCACCGTTTATAGTATTACGGTAAATCCGGTTGGGCAAGTAAATTGCGCACAAACTCAATCGGTAGACATACAAGTAATAGTTCCGGTAACGCCAACAATCACCAGTGGCGCGTTTTGTACTAATTTCCCACCAACAGTAATTAATGTAACGCCAACTACCGGAACATGGACACCTACTGCCTACATGAGTGGTACAGGTGTTTTTACTCCTTCATTAGCTGCAGTTGGAGGAAATACTGTTGCTTACACTACCGGAACCGGAACATGTTCAGCAGCTTCAACCCTTACAATTAATGTTGAACAATATAACCCGGCAACATTAACCGGTTCTGTTACGCCGCTTTGTATCAGTGATCCAACAGTTAATTTAATGGGTATTGTTGCAAACACAACAGGTACGTGGACAGGAACAGGCGTTAACGCTGGTGTTTTTGACCCGGCACTTTCAGGCGCTGGAACTTATGTGATAACTTATAACACTAATTCTGTCCCAACTTTAACACTTTGTCCGGATGTTTCTACCTTGCAGGTAAACGTTCATACGATACCGCAACCTACCATTACACAAGTAGGGCCATATTGTAATAATATGGCACCTGTGCAATTATTGGTTTCTCCTACAGGTGGAGTTTATAGTGGGATAGGCAATAATGCAGTTTCCCCAAGCGGGTTGTTTGACCCACAAATAGCAGTAATAGGGGCTAATACCATTTCCTACACGGTAAGTAGCGGACCGTGTGTTAAAACAACTTCCATAGACATTAATGTGGAAAAGTTTATCCCGGCAACGCTTACATCTAGTGTTGGTCCTTTCTGCTGGAATGCTTCGGCAGTTAACTTAAATAGTTCTGTCATGACGCCCGGCGGAACATGGTCTGGCGCAGGAGTAGCAAATAATACTTTTGATCCGTCAGCATCGGGCTCAGGAAACTTTGTATTAACTTATAATACTAATTCAAGTCCAACCGCAAGCTTATGTCCTGATGTCTCTACAGTGGCGGTATTAGTTAACCCAATGCCAATTGTAAGTATTACTACAAATACACTAGAAGGATGTCGCCCATTAAAAATAGAGTTTAATGTACCAAGCGTAAATGGAGGCACCGGTACTTGGACTTTTGGTGATAATTCTACAACAACAGGTATTTCGGCAATACATACATACACCACGGCAGGCACATTTATGGCGACCTTTAATTACTACGATAACATTGGTTGTAATGTGTTCACACAAGTACCACCAATCATTGTACGCGATTTACCAATAGCTGACTTTAAAATACTACCGGATAATCAAATTAGTATAGCTGATCCAACAGTTGAGTTCATCAACACAAGTACTGTACTTCAGAATAACACCTATTTCTGGAATATAGGCGACTTTATGCATAGTTCTAACACAAACACAAGCTTTACCTTTGGAACGCATGGATTTATGTATATTACATTAGTTGCAACTAATGAATTTGGATGTAAAGACACTGCTGTGAAAGTAGTAGAAGTGAAAAATGATTATGGTTTATGGGTTCCAAATGCCTTTACTCCAAATGGAGACGGATTAAATGATGTTTTCCGTGTGGTTGTTTCTCCATTCGGATTAGATTTATCAGACTTTGAAATGGATATTTTTGACCGTTGGGGCGAGAAAATATTTAGTACAAAGGATATTTTGGTAGGTTGGAATGGCGCGAAATTCAACAAAGGAGATGTGATTAAGGACGACACTTATGTTTACAAAATAAAGTATACGACTTCCCAAAAAGAAGCCAAATACAAAACCGGTCACGTTACGCTGATTAAATAA